The following are encoded in a window of Gossypium raimondii isolate GPD5lz chromosome 13, ASM2569854v1, whole genome shotgun sequence genomic DNA:
- the LOC105782766 gene encoding uncharacterized protein LOC105782766 isoform X2, protein MTPHFVKEGSWFLDHQVLQPLKNSWFIDEIMEVERKHSKGGFFHLFDWNGKSQKKLFPNSAEISESKRVKPVENILKSPPYMMEGDEYNAASSYRRSADFSSASSVASDEGYGSRAPGVVARLMGLDSLPAPNVLEPSSTTYSGSCSLRVSHYERSSPNLWNESQPMDYTDFSNKLDSLSSNPIEPRFHKVQNRPIERFQTEILPLKSAKPIPITQHKLLSPIKSPGFIPTKNAAYIMEAASKIIEVSPQKTSKHKVPSFGLSSVPLQIWDLKDRIEAAHKVSGHQRPDEPKVSGQQRPDEPIRSTEMSLKGQHKSKSHNKSDYAPTFSISRDSEKGSSNNSRNKGKSVSLAEQARVNNVQRKEGSFSSGNGSSANLKEGNDAKRKQFCRSQADMRKSMENGTSANRTNKVLRRNNQKQNCISNRDYSIPKTSTLDQQGRKTRSINGTVGLNRTINKVIVNSESQSRKTSSSATDPSKEVSMSRRKNLPRKKQPVNEDVLSGETISENTSIKSTQRSIKCNVTTEEHSNQSAEKMKTSMDVVSFTFTSPIARSVPDVPSTSQVVETSCSFDNDPCGNNDLLFSKSSGFSSLGLNIIGGDDLSVLLGKKLQELAYRVESSNCNIIMEETSSRPTSSWQNSVLPSGTLIPTSMRHHKGLQLDLDKDISYSTADFNCSSINHLELDWRRKWQFSEEIEDRNASKSSSKTGTELDHQQSSPLSTLELAVTSECFADDRDGQCLENKYLLCMKQELLDRNQELLGSQPGSESETEFDVALSDFASPKTVGEMDKKLPTRTPNSRDLKESTNWELDYVKMVLKDSELKLMEYALGQTENILTLNGFDQLEHRNITQTQGEEYKKLEQKLVVDCVSEYLEFVVGSCKGWGKLMQNKGRLAEEVYKEIMSLKQMGDIMVDEVVDKDMSRKHGRWVEFETEAFEEGLEIEKTISTCLVDELVFDLLL, encoded by the exons ATGACT CCCCATTTTGTGAAGGAAGGATCTTGGTTTTTGGATCATCAAGTTTTGCAGCCTTTGAAGAATTCA TGGTTTATAGATGAGATAATGGAGGTCGAAAGGAAACATTCGAAAGGAggattttttcatttgtttgattGGAATGgtaaatctcaaaaaaaattgTTCCCAAACAGTGCTGAAATCTcag AATCAAAGAGAGTAAAACCTGTGGAGAATATACTGAAGTCACCGCCTTATATG ATGGAGGGGGATGAGTACAATGCTGCTTCAAGTTATAGAAGAAGTGCCGATTTTAGTTCCGCTTCCTCGGTGGCTAGTGATGAAGGATATGGATCCAGAGCACCTGGAGTTGTTGCTAGGCTTATGGGGTTGGACTCATTGCCGGCACCAAATGTCTTGGAGCCATCTTCTACCACATATTCAGGGTCTTGTTCTCTTAGAGTATCTCATTATGAAAGAAGTTCTCCTAATTTGTGGAATGAATCTCAACCGATGGACTACACCGACTTCTCTAACAAGCTTGATAGTTTGTCCTCAAATCCGATTGAACCAAGGTTTCATAAGGTGCAAAACCGCCCCATTGAGAGATTTCAGACTGAAATATTGCCTCTGAAATCAGCAAAACCAATTCCAATAACTCAGCATAAGCTTTTGTCTCCTATCAAGAGTCCAGGGTTTATCCCAACCAAGAATGCAGCTTATATAATGGAGGCAGCTTCCAAGATTATTGAGGTTAGTCCTCAGAAAACTTCCAAACATAAAGTGCCATCATTTGGGCTTTCTTCAGTCCCTTTGCAAATCTGGGATTTGAAAGATAGAATTGAAGCTGCACATAAGGTATCTGGGCACCAAAGACCTGACGAGCCTAAGGTATCCGGGCAACAAAGACCTGACGAGCCTATTCGGAGTACAGAAATGTCTTTGAAAGGACAACATAAGAGCAAGAGTCACAACAAATCAGATTATGCTCCAACATTCAGTATATCTAGGGATTCAGAAAAAGGTTCTTCTAACAATTCAAGGAATAAGGGAAAATCAGTCTCACTTGCAGAGCAAGCAAGGGTTAATAATGTTCAGAGGAAAGAAGGGTCATTTTCAAGTGGTAATGGGAGTTCTGCAAATCTGAAGGAAGGGAATGATgctaaaagaaaacaattttgtAGGAGCCAGGCAGATATGCGAAAGAGTATGGAGAACGGAACTTCTGCAAATAGGACTAACAAAGTCCTGAGGCGGAATAATCAGAAGCAGAACTGCATATCTAATAGAGACTATTCGATACCAAAGACTTCAACCCTGGACCAGCAAGGTAGGAAGACTAGGTCTATAAACGGTACAGTTGGGCTAAATAGGACTATAAACAAGGTCATTGTAAACTCTGAATCTCAGTCCAGGAAGACAAGCTCCTCAGCAACTGATCCTTCAAAGGAGGTTTCCATGTCTAGAAGAAAGAATTTGCCTAGAAAGAAACAACCTGTAAATGAGGATGTTCTGTCTGGAGAAACAATTTCTGAGAATACATCAATAAAAAGCACCCAAAGATCCATAAAATGTAATGTTACAACTGAGGAGCACTCAAATCAGAGTGCAGAGAAAATGAAGACAAGCATGGATGTTgtttcatttacatttacatCTCCCATTGCAAGATCCGTGCCTGATGTTCCTTCCACAAGTCAAGTTGTGGAAACAAGCTGCAGCTTTGATAATGATCCTTGTGGCAACAATGATCTGCTGTTTTCAAAAAGCTCCGGATTTTCTTCTCTTGGCCTTAATATAATTGGTGGGGATGATCTTAGTGTTCTTTTGGGAAAAAAGCTTCAAGAATTGGCATATAGAGTTGAGTCATCCAATTGCAATATCATTATGGAGGAGACTTCATCTCGTCCCACATCCAGTTGGCAAAATTCAGTGCTCCCATCGGGTACATTGATCCCAACATCAATGAGACATCACAAAGGACTTCAGTTGGATCTAGATAAAGATATTTCATATAGCACAGCTGACTTCAATTGCTCTTCAATTAACCATTTGGAGCTTGATTGGAGAAGGAAGTGGCAG TTTTCTGAAGAAATTGAGGATCGAAATGCTAGCAAAAGCAGCAGCAAGACCGGCACAGAATTAGATCATCAACAGTCTAGCCCCCTTTCAACTCTTGAACTTGCTGTCACCAGTGAGTGCTTCGCTGATGATAGAGATG GACAATGTCTGGAGAATAAATACCTTTTGT GCATGAAGCAAGAGTTATTGGATCGCAATCAGGAATTATTAGGTTCGCAGCCTGGAAGTGAGTCTGAGACTGAATTTGATGTGGCGTTATCCGATTTCGCATCTCCTAAAACTGTGGGAGAAATGGATAAAAAGCTTCCAACTAGGACACCAAATTCAAGAGATCTTAAGGAGTCAACCAATTGGGAACTTGATTATGTGAAAATGGTTCTAAAAGATTCTGAGCTAAAGTTAATGGAATATGCATTGGGTCAGACCGAGAATATTCTGACCCTGAATGGTTTTGATCAGCTCGAGCATCGGAACATAACACAGACACAGGGAGAAGAATACAAGAAGCTTGAACAAAAACTTGTAGTAGATTGTGTGAGTGAATACCTGGAGTTTGTTGTTGGAAGCTGCAAAGGGTGGGGGAAATTGATGCAGAACAAAGGGAGGTTGGCAGAAGAGGTATACAAAGAGATAATGAGTTTGAAACAAATGGGGGACATAATGGTGGATGAAGTTGTAGACAAGGATATGAGCAGAAAGCATGGGAGATGGGTTGAGTTTGAGACGGAAGCATTTGAAGAGGGTTTAGAGATTGAGAAAACTATATCAACTTGTTTAGTTGATGaattagtttttgatttattGCTTTAA
- the LOC105782766 gene encoding uncharacterized protein LOC105782766 isoform X3, protein MTPHFVKEGSWFLDHQVLQPLKNSWFIDEIMEVERKHSKGGFFHLFDWNGKSQKKLFPNSAEISEESKRVKPVENILKSPPYMMEGDEYNAASSYRRSADFSSASSVASDEGYGSRAPGVVARLMGLDSLPAPNVLEPSSTTYSGSCSLRVSHYERSSPNLWNESQPMDYTDFSNKLDSLSSNPIEPRFHKVQNRPIERFQTEILPLKSAKPIPITQHKLLSPIKSPGFIPTKNAAYIMEAASKIIEVSPQKTSKHKVPSFGLSSVPLQIWDLKDRIEAAHKVSGHQRPDEPKVSGQQRPDEPIRSTEMSLKGQHKSKSHNKSDYAPTFSISRDSEKGSSNNSRNKGKSVSLAEQARVNNVQRKEGSFSSGNGSSANLKEGNDAKRKQFCRSQADMRKSMENGTSANRTNKVLRRNNQKQNCISNRDYSIPKTSTLDQQGRKTRSINGTVGLNRTINKVIVNSESQSRKTSSSATDPSKEVSMSRRKNLPRKKQPVNEDVLSGETISENTSIKSTQRSIKCNVTTEEHSNQSAEKMKTSMDVVSFTFTSPIARSVPDVPSTSQVVETSCSFDNDPCGNNDLLFSKSSGFSSLGLNIIGGDDLSVLLGKKLQELAYRVESSNCNIIMEETSSRPTSSWQNSVLPSGTLIPTSMRHHKGLQLDLDKDISYSTADFNCSSINHLELDWRRKWQFSEEIEDRNASKSSSKTGTELDHQQSSPLSTLELAVTSECFADDRDGMKQELLDRNQELLGSQPGSESETEFDVALSDFASPKTVGEMDKKLPTRTPNSRDLKESTNWELDYVKMVLKDSELKLMEYALGQTENILTLNGFDQLEHRNITQTQGEEYKKLEQKLVVDCVSEYLEFVVGSCKGWGKLMQNKGRLAEEVYKEIMSLKQMGDIMVDEVVDKDMSRKHGRWVEFETEAFEEGLEIEKTISTCLVDELVFDLLL, encoded by the exons ATGACT CCCCATTTTGTGAAGGAAGGATCTTGGTTTTTGGATCATCAAGTTTTGCAGCCTTTGAAGAATTCA TGGTTTATAGATGAGATAATGGAGGTCGAAAGGAAACATTCGAAAGGAggattttttcatttgtttgattGGAATGgtaaatctcaaaaaaaattgTTCCCAAACAGTGCTGAAATCTcag AAGAATCAAAGAGAGTAAAACCTGTGGAGAATATACTGAAGTCACCGCCTTATATG ATGGAGGGGGATGAGTACAATGCTGCTTCAAGTTATAGAAGAAGTGCCGATTTTAGTTCCGCTTCCTCGGTGGCTAGTGATGAAGGATATGGATCCAGAGCACCTGGAGTTGTTGCTAGGCTTATGGGGTTGGACTCATTGCCGGCACCAAATGTCTTGGAGCCATCTTCTACCACATATTCAGGGTCTTGTTCTCTTAGAGTATCTCATTATGAAAGAAGTTCTCCTAATTTGTGGAATGAATCTCAACCGATGGACTACACCGACTTCTCTAACAAGCTTGATAGTTTGTCCTCAAATCCGATTGAACCAAGGTTTCATAAGGTGCAAAACCGCCCCATTGAGAGATTTCAGACTGAAATATTGCCTCTGAAATCAGCAAAACCAATTCCAATAACTCAGCATAAGCTTTTGTCTCCTATCAAGAGTCCAGGGTTTATCCCAACCAAGAATGCAGCTTATATAATGGAGGCAGCTTCCAAGATTATTGAGGTTAGTCCTCAGAAAACTTCCAAACATAAAGTGCCATCATTTGGGCTTTCTTCAGTCCCTTTGCAAATCTGGGATTTGAAAGATAGAATTGAAGCTGCACATAAGGTATCTGGGCACCAAAGACCTGACGAGCCTAAGGTATCCGGGCAACAAAGACCTGACGAGCCTATTCGGAGTACAGAAATGTCTTTGAAAGGACAACATAAGAGCAAGAGTCACAACAAATCAGATTATGCTCCAACATTCAGTATATCTAGGGATTCAGAAAAAGGTTCTTCTAACAATTCAAGGAATAAGGGAAAATCAGTCTCACTTGCAGAGCAAGCAAGGGTTAATAATGTTCAGAGGAAAGAAGGGTCATTTTCAAGTGGTAATGGGAGTTCTGCAAATCTGAAGGAAGGGAATGATgctaaaagaaaacaattttgtAGGAGCCAGGCAGATATGCGAAAGAGTATGGAGAACGGAACTTCTGCAAATAGGACTAACAAAGTCCTGAGGCGGAATAATCAGAAGCAGAACTGCATATCTAATAGAGACTATTCGATACCAAAGACTTCAACCCTGGACCAGCAAGGTAGGAAGACTAGGTCTATAAACGGTACAGTTGGGCTAAATAGGACTATAAACAAGGTCATTGTAAACTCTGAATCTCAGTCCAGGAAGACAAGCTCCTCAGCAACTGATCCTTCAAAGGAGGTTTCCATGTCTAGAAGAAAGAATTTGCCTAGAAAGAAACAACCTGTAAATGAGGATGTTCTGTCTGGAGAAACAATTTCTGAGAATACATCAATAAAAAGCACCCAAAGATCCATAAAATGTAATGTTACAACTGAGGAGCACTCAAATCAGAGTGCAGAGAAAATGAAGACAAGCATGGATGTTgtttcatttacatttacatCTCCCATTGCAAGATCCGTGCCTGATGTTCCTTCCACAAGTCAAGTTGTGGAAACAAGCTGCAGCTTTGATAATGATCCTTGTGGCAACAATGATCTGCTGTTTTCAAAAAGCTCCGGATTTTCTTCTCTTGGCCTTAATATAATTGGTGGGGATGATCTTAGTGTTCTTTTGGGAAAAAAGCTTCAAGAATTGGCATATAGAGTTGAGTCATCCAATTGCAATATCATTATGGAGGAGACTTCATCTCGTCCCACATCCAGTTGGCAAAATTCAGTGCTCCCATCGGGTACATTGATCCCAACATCAATGAGACATCACAAAGGACTTCAGTTGGATCTAGATAAAGATATTTCATATAGCACAGCTGACTTCAATTGCTCTTCAATTAACCATTTGGAGCTTGATTGGAGAAGGAAGTGGCAG TTTTCTGAAGAAATTGAGGATCGAAATGCTAGCAAAAGCAGCAGCAAGACCGGCACAGAATTAGATCATCAACAGTCTAGCCCCCTTTCAACTCTTGAACTTGCTGTCACCAGTGAGTGCTTCGCTGATGATAGAGATG GCATGAAGCAAGAGTTATTGGATCGCAATCAGGAATTATTAGGTTCGCAGCCTGGAAGTGAGTCTGAGACTGAATTTGATGTGGCGTTATCCGATTTCGCATCTCCTAAAACTGTGGGAGAAATGGATAAAAAGCTTCCAACTAGGACACCAAATTCAAGAGATCTTAAGGAGTCAACCAATTGGGAACTTGATTATGTGAAAATGGTTCTAAAAGATTCTGAGCTAAAGTTAATGGAATATGCATTGGGTCAGACCGAGAATATTCTGACCCTGAATGGTTTTGATCAGCTCGAGCATCGGAACATAACACAGACACAGGGAGAAGAATACAAGAAGCTTGAACAAAAACTTGTAGTAGATTGTGTGAGTGAATACCTGGAGTTTGTTGTTGGAAGCTGCAAAGGGTGGGGGAAATTGATGCAGAACAAAGGGAGGTTGGCAGAAGAGGTATACAAAGAGATAATGAGTTTGAAACAAATGGGGGACATAATGGTGGATGAAGTTGTAGACAAGGATATGAGCAGAAAGCATGGGAGATGGGTTGAGTTTGAGACGGAAGCATTTGAAGAGGGTTTAGAGATTGAGAAAACTATATCAACTTGTTTAGTTGATGaattagtttttgatttattGCTTTAA
- the LOC105782766 gene encoding uncharacterized protein LOC105782766 isoform X1: protein MTPHFVKEGSWFLDHQVLQPLKNSWFIDEIMEVERKHSKGGFFHLFDWNGKSQKKLFPNSAEISEESKRVKPVENILKSPPYMMEGDEYNAASSYRRSADFSSASSVASDEGYGSRAPGVVARLMGLDSLPAPNVLEPSSTTYSGSCSLRVSHYERSSPNLWNESQPMDYTDFSNKLDSLSSNPIEPRFHKVQNRPIERFQTEILPLKSAKPIPITQHKLLSPIKSPGFIPTKNAAYIMEAASKIIEVSPQKTSKHKVPSFGLSSVPLQIWDLKDRIEAAHKVSGHQRPDEPKVSGQQRPDEPIRSTEMSLKGQHKSKSHNKSDYAPTFSISRDSEKGSSNNSRNKGKSVSLAEQARVNNVQRKEGSFSSGNGSSANLKEGNDAKRKQFCRSQADMRKSMENGTSANRTNKVLRRNNQKQNCISNRDYSIPKTSTLDQQGRKTRSINGTVGLNRTINKVIVNSESQSRKTSSSATDPSKEVSMSRRKNLPRKKQPVNEDVLSGETISENTSIKSTQRSIKCNVTTEEHSNQSAEKMKTSMDVVSFTFTSPIARSVPDVPSTSQVVETSCSFDNDPCGNNDLLFSKSSGFSSLGLNIIGGDDLSVLLGKKLQELAYRVESSNCNIIMEETSSRPTSSWQNSVLPSGTLIPTSMRHHKGLQLDLDKDISYSTADFNCSSINHLELDWRRKWQFSEEIEDRNASKSSSKTGTELDHQQSSPLSTLELAVTSECFADDRDGQCLENKYLLCMKQELLDRNQELLGSQPGSESETEFDVALSDFASPKTVGEMDKKLPTRTPNSRDLKESTNWELDYVKMVLKDSELKLMEYALGQTENILTLNGFDQLEHRNITQTQGEEYKKLEQKLVVDCVSEYLEFVVGSCKGWGKLMQNKGRLAEEVYKEIMSLKQMGDIMVDEVVDKDMSRKHGRWVEFETEAFEEGLEIEKTISTCLVDELVFDLLL from the exons ATGACT CCCCATTTTGTGAAGGAAGGATCTTGGTTTTTGGATCATCAAGTTTTGCAGCCTTTGAAGAATTCA TGGTTTATAGATGAGATAATGGAGGTCGAAAGGAAACATTCGAAAGGAggattttttcatttgtttgattGGAATGgtaaatctcaaaaaaaattgTTCCCAAACAGTGCTGAAATCTcag AAGAATCAAAGAGAGTAAAACCTGTGGAGAATATACTGAAGTCACCGCCTTATATG ATGGAGGGGGATGAGTACAATGCTGCTTCAAGTTATAGAAGAAGTGCCGATTTTAGTTCCGCTTCCTCGGTGGCTAGTGATGAAGGATATGGATCCAGAGCACCTGGAGTTGTTGCTAGGCTTATGGGGTTGGACTCATTGCCGGCACCAAATGTCTTGGAGCCATCTTCTACCACATATTCAGGGTCTTGTTCTCTTAGAGTATCTCATTATGAAAGAAGTTCTCCTAATTTGTGGAATGAATCTCAACCGATGGACTACACCGACTTCTCTAACAAGCTTGATAGTTTGTCCTCAAATCCGATTGAACCAAGGTTTCATAAGGTGCAAAACCGCCCCATTGAGAGATTTCAGACTGAAATATTGCCTCTGAAATCAGCAAAACCAATTCCAATAACTCAGCATAAGCTTTTGTCTCCTATCAAGAGTCCAGGGTTTATCCCAACCAAGAATGCAGCTTATATAATGGAGGCAGCTTCCAAGATTATTGAGGTTAGTCCTCAGAAAACTTCCAAACATAAAGTGCCATCATTTGGGCTTTCTTCAGTCCCTTTGCAAATCTGGGATTTGAAAGATAGAATTGAAGCTGCACATAAGGTATCTGGGCACCAAAGACCTGACGAGCCTAAGGTATCCGGGCAACAAAGACCTGACGAGCCTATTCGGAGTACAGAAATGTCTTTGAAAGGACAACATAAGAGCAAGAGTCACAACAAATCAGATTATGCTCCAACATTCAGTATATCTAGGGATTCAGAAAAAGGTTCTTCTAACAATTCAAGGAATAAGGGAAAATCAGTCTCACTTGCAGAGCAAGCAAGGGTTAATAATGTTCAGAGGAAAGAAGGGTCATTTTCAAGTGGTAATGGGAGTTCTGCAAATCTGAAGGAAGGGAATGATgctaaaagaaaacaattttgtAGGAGCCAGGCAGATATGCGAAAGAGTATGGAGAACGGAACTTCTGCAAATAGGACTAACAAAGTCCTGAGGCGGAATAATCAGAAGCAGAACTGCATATCTAATAGAGACTATTCGATACCAAAGACTTCAACCCTGGACCAGCAAGGTAGGAAGACTAGGTCTATAAACGGTACAGTTGGGCTAAATAGGACTATAAACAAGGTCATTGTAAACTCTGAATCTCAGTCCAGGAAGACAAGCTCCTCAGCAACTGATCCTTCAAAGGAGGTTTCCATGTCTAGAAGAAAGAATTTGCCTAGAAAGAAACAACCTGTAAATGAGGATGTTCTGTCTGGAGAAACAATTTCTGAGAATACATCAATAAAAAGCACCCAAAGATCCATAAAATGTAATGTTACAACTGAGGAGCACTCAAATCAGAGTGCAGAGAAAATGAAGACAAGCATGGATGTTgtttcatttacatttacatCTCCCATTGCAAGATCCGTGCCTGATGTTCCTTCCACAAGTCAAGTTGTGGAAACAAGCTGCAGCTTTGATAATGATCCTTGTGGCAACAATGATCTGCTGTTTTCAAAAAGCTCCGGATTTTCTTCTCTTGGCCTTAATATAATTGGTGGGGATGATCTTAGTGTTCTTTTGGGAAAAAAGCTTCAAGAATTGGCATATAGAGTTGAGTCATCCAATTGCAATATCATTATGGAGGAGACTTCATCTCGTCCCACATCCAGTTGGCAAAATTCAGTGCTCCCATCGGGTACATTGATCCCAACATCAATGAGACATCACAAAGGACTTCAGTTGGATCTAGATAAAGATATTTCATATAGCACAGCTGACTTCAATTGCTCTTCAATTAACCATTTGGAGCTTGATTGGAGAAGGAAGTGGCAG TTTTCTGAAGAAATTGAGGATCGAAATGCTAGCAAAAGCAGCAGCAAGACCGGCACAGAATTAGATCATCAACAGTCTAGCCCCCTTTCAACTCTTGAACTTGCTGTCACCAGTGAGTGCTTCGCTGATGATAGAGATG GACAATGTCTGGAGAATAAATACCTTTTGT GCATGAAGCAAGAGTTATTGGATCGCAATCAGGAATTATTAGGTTCGCAGCCTGGAAGTGAGTCTGAGACTGAATTTGATGTGGCGTTATCCGATTTCGCATCTCCTAAAACTGTGGGAGAAATGGATAAAAAGCTTCCAACTAGGACACCAAATTCAAGAGATCTTAAGGAGTCAACCAATTGGGAACTTGATTATGTGAAAATGGTTCTAAAAGATTCTGAGCTAAAGTTAATGGAATATGCATTGGGTCAGACCGAGAATATTCTGACCCTGAATGGTTTTGATCAGCTCGAGCATCGGAACATAACACAGACACAGGGAGAAGAATACAAGAAGCTTGAACAAAAACTTGTAGTAGATTGTGTGAGTGAATACCTGGAGTTTGTTGTTGGAAGCTGCAAAGGGTGGGGGAAATTGATGCAGAACAAAGGGAGGTTGGCAGAAGAGGTATACAAAGAGATAATGAGTTTGAAACAAATGGGGGACATAATGGTGGATGAAGTTGTAGACAAGGATATGAGCAGAAAGCATGGGAGATGGGTTGAGTTTGAGACGGAAGCATTTGAAGAGGGTTTAGAGATTGAGAAAACTATATCAACTTGTTTAGTTGATGaattagtttttgatttattGCTTTAA